The following coding sequences are from one Macaca nemestrina isolate mMacNem1 chromosome 1, mMacNem.hap1, whole genome shotgun sequence window:
- the LOC139358705 gene encoding spermatogenesis-associated protein 45, translated as MASINRTIEIIKKHGVSKQHLLEEINKKRESNCLVERSNQVSLLRVQKRHFPSACQSFTHTTTKEPIPDSGRSSWVKLSLLAHAERKHFPPKNNAIFG; from the coding sequence ATGGCATCTATAAACAGAAccattgaaataattaaaaaacatgGAGTAAGCAAACAACATCTCCTGGAGGAGATAAACAAAAAGCGTGAATCCAACTGCTTGGTGGAACGAAGCAATCAAGTCAGCTTACTGAGAGTTCAAAAGAGGCACTTCCCGAGTGCCTGTCAGTCCTTTACTCATACCACAACCAAAGAGCCTATTCCTGACAGTGGCAGGAGCTCCTGGGTCAAGCTGAGTCTCCTTGCTCACGCGGAGAGAAAGCACTTTCCACCAAAAA